In one window of Denticeps clupeoides chromosome 2, fDenClu1.1, whole genome shotgun sequence DNA:
- the hus1 gene encoding checkpoint protein HUS1 isoform X2: MWCELLQVNFFDEYQMEGLSPEANEICLEVAPENISRALKTAQNAKAVKVKLTKKHCPCLTLSAELPSLSSISRVVTHDIPVEVIPRRLWHEFKEPTVPDFDVSIYLPPLKTMKNVVDRMKNLSNILVLEANLGGEMNLKIETDLVSVTTHFKDLGNPPWGDSASQSRSQSWDPEAMAHARVDVRKLQQFLIGQQINPSKAMCNIVHNRIVHLILLQEDMSLQYFIPAVA, from the exons ATGTGGtgtgagttgctccag GTGAACTTCTTCGATGAATACCAAATGGAAGGCTTGTCGCCGGAGGCCAACGAGATCTGCCTCGAGGTGGCACCGGAGAACATCTCCAGGGCCCTGAAAACGGCCCAGAATGCCAAGGCTGTCAAAGTGAAGTTGACGAAGAAGCACTGTCCATGTCTTACCCTGTCCGCAGAGTTG CCTTCACTGTCCAGTATTAGCCGTGTTGTGACACATGACATTCCAGTTGAAGTAATTCCCAGAAGACTTTGGCATGAATTTAAAGAGCCCACCGTGCCAGACTTCGAT GTCAGCATATATTTGCCACCTCTAAAGACAATGAAAAACGTTGTTGACAGAATGAAGAACCTTTCCAACATTTTG GTATTGGAAGCCAACCTTGGTGGTGAGATGAATTTGAAAATTGAAACAGACTTGGTGTCTGTTACTACACACTTCAAAGACCTGGGAAACCCACCCTGGG GTGACAGTGCATCACAAAGCAGGAGCCAGAGCTGGGACCCTGAGGCCATGGCCCACGCTCGGGTAGACGTCAGGAAGCTACAGCAGttcctcattggccagcagatCAACCCAAGCAAAGCCATGTGCA ATATTGTTCATAATCGGATTGTGCACCTGATTTTGCTGCAGGAAGACATGTCTCTTCAATACTTCATCCCAGCTGTGGCTTGA
- the hus1 gene encoding checkpoint protein HUS1 isoform X1: MKFRAKMIDLGCLNHFTRVVNTIAKLTKSCVLRLTPDNLYFVLSGKVANGGVSMWCELLQVNFFDEYQMEGLSPEANEICLEVAPENISRALKTAQNAKAVKVKLTKKHCPCLTLSAELPSLSSISRVVTHDIPVEVIPRRLWHEFKEPTVPDFDVSIYLPPLKTMKNVVDRMKNLSNILVLEANLGGEMNLKIETDLVSVTTHFKDLGNPPWGDSASQSRSQSWDPEAMAHARVDVRKLQQFLIGQQINPSKAMCNIVHNRIVHLILLQEDMSLQYFIPAVA; this comes from the exons ATGAAGTTCCGAGCGAAAATGATAGACTTGGGCTGCCTGAACCATTTCACAC GTGTCGTCAACACAATCGCCAAGTTGACCAAAAGCTGCGTTCTTAGGCTCACGCCGGACAACCTTTACTTTGTCCTTTCGGGCAAAGTTGCCAATGGCGGGGTCAGCATGTGGtgtgagttgctccag GTGAACTTCTTCGATGAATACCAAATGGAAGGCTTGTCGCCGGAGGCCAACGAGATCTGCCTCGAGGTGGCACCGGAGAACATCTCCAGGGCCCTGAAAACGGCCCAGAATGCCAAGGCTGTCAAAGTGAAGTTGACGAAGAAGCACTGTCCATGTCTTACCCTGTCCGCAGAGTTG CCTTCACTGTCCAGTATTAGCCGTGTTGTGACACATGACATTCCAGTTGAAGTAATTCCCAGAAGACTTTGGCATGAATTTAAAGAGCCCACCGTGCCAGACTTCGAT GTCAGCATATATTTGCCACCTCTAAAGACAATGAAAAACGTTGTTGACAGAATGAAGAACCTTTCCAACATTTTG GTATTGGAAGCCAACCTTGGTGGTGAGATGAATTTGAAAATTGAAACAGACTTGGTGTCTGTTACTACACACTTCAAAGACCTGGGAAACCCACCCTGGG GTGACAGTGCATCACAAAGCAGGAGCCAGAGCTGGGACCCTGAGGCCATGGCCCACGCTCGGGTAGACGTCAGGAAGCTACAGCAGttcctcattggccagcagatCAACCCAAGCAAAGCCATGTGCA ATATTGTTCATAATCGGATTGTGCACCTGATTTTGCTGCAGGAAGACATGTCTCTTCAATACTTCATCCCAGCTGTGGCTTGA